A stretch of Mycobacterium sp. ITM-2016-00316 DNA encodes these proteins:
- a CDS encoding glycerophosphodiester phosphodiesterase, with amino-acid sequence MTAGDADTAGTATTGHPFVVAHRGASADRPEHTVAAYELALQEGADGVECDVRLTRDGHLVCVHDRRVDRTSDGSGLVSEMTLAELRELDFGSWHAGGRDSDAGGDTGLLTLDTLLTLVLDTKRPVKIFIETKHPVRYGALVESKVLALLHRYGIAAPASADLARAVVMSFSAAAVWRIRRAAPMLPTVLLGETSRYLGGGAATTVGATAVGPSIATLREHPELVDRAAAQGRALYCWTVDHYEDVRYCRDVGVAWVATNHPGRTKDWLENGLTGAGRD; translated from the coding sequence ATGACCGCGGGGGACGCTGATACTGCCGGAACGGCCACGACGGGTCACCCGTTCGTCGTGGCACACCGGGGCGCCTCCGCCGACCGGCCCGAACACACCGTCGCTGCCTACGAACTCGCCCTGCAGGAGGGGGCCGACGGCGTCGAGTGCGACGTCCGGCTGACCCGTGACGGTCACCTCGTCTGCGTGCACGATCGCCGGGTCGACCGGACATCGGATGGATCGGGGCTGGTCTCGGAGATGACGCTCGCCGAGCTGCGTGAGCTGGATTTCGGTTCCTGGCATGCCGGTGGGCGGGACAGCGATGCCGGCGGCGACACCGGGCTGTTGACCCTCGATACCCTGCTCACGCTGGTGCTGGACACGAAACGACCGGTGAAGATCTTCATCGAGACCAAGCATCCGGTGCGGTACGGAGCGCTGGTGGAGAGCAAGGTGCTGGCGTTGCTGCACCGCTACGGGATCGCCGCCCCGGCATCGGCGGACCTGGCCAGGGCGGTGGTGATGTCTTTCTCGGCGGCCGCGGTCTGGCGGATCCGGCGCGCCGCGCCGATGCTGCCGACGGTGCTGCTCGGTGAGACCTCGCGCTACTTGGGAGGTGGCGCCGCCACCACGGTCGGTGCGACCGCAGTGGGCCCGTCCATCGCCACGCTGCGTGAGCATCCCGAACTCGTCGATCGCGCGGCCGCCCAGGGGCGGGCCCTGTACTGCTGGACCGTCGACCATTACGAGGATGTCCGGTACTGCCGGGATGTCGGGGTGGCGTGGGTCGCCACGAATCATCCCGGCCGCACCAAGGACTGGCTGGAGAACGGGCTCACCGGAGCAGGTCGGGACTGA
- a CDS encoding LCP family protein encodes MNENPPHHPGAPRREPSPQIRRDPRHRPPPAWPPNPPTPPAPPAARPPVQRRPPPRQPPLPPPRRPVSPAPAPPPPRVSTKRPRRLRRLFALLLAAMMVLLCAGVAGAFWLDSTLQRAPVLADYPERPPAGRGTTWLLVGSDSRQGLSVDEQGTLATGGDTGNGRTDTLLLLHIGGLFSGTAPTLVSLPRDSYVPIPGYGEDKINAAYAFGGAPLLAQTVEQATGIRLDHYAEIGFGGFAELVDAVGGVTMCPGEPISDPLAGIDLPAGCQELDGRNALGFVRSRATARADLDRMTNQRAFMSALLTRAISPSVLLNPLRWYPMATATTGAVTLDTGGHVWDLARLAWALQDNPTTTTVPIAEYTTSDVGSIVIWDSEAAGRLFGALAQDAPVPADVVNTDQP; translated from the coding sequence GTGAACGAGAACCCGCCGCATCATCCCGGGGCTCCCCGGCGGGAACCGTCACCGCAGATCCGCCGCGATCCGCGCCACCGCCCGCCCCCGGCCTGGCCGCCCAACCCGCCCACACCACCGGCACCGCCCGCCGCGCGGCCGCCCGTTCAGCGGCGGCCCCCACCCCGGCAGCCTCCGCTGCCGCCGCCGCGACGCCCGGTCTCCCCAGCCCCGGCTCCTCCCCCGCCGCGGGTGTCGACCAAGAGACCGCGGCGCCTGCGCCGGTTGTTCGCACTGCTGCTCGCCGCGATGATGGTGCTGCTCTGCGCCGGAGTCGCCGGAGCATTCTGGCTCGACTCGACACTGCAGCGTGCACCCGTGCTCGCCGACTACCCCGAACGGCCGCCGGCGGGCCGCGGCACCACCTGGCTGCTGGTGGGCTCCGACAGCAGGCAGGGCCTGTCGGTCGACGAGCAGGGCACGTTGGCCACCGGCGGCGACACCGGCAACGGCCGCACCGACACCCTGCTGCTGCTGCACATCGGCGGGCTGTTCTCCGGTACCGCGCCGACGCTGGTGTCGCTGCCGCGCGACTCCTACGTCCCGATCCCGGGCTACGGCGAGGACAAGATCAACGCGGCCTACGCCTTCGGCGGTGCCCCGTTGCTGGCGCAGACCGTCGAACAGGCCACCGGGATCCGGCTCGATCACTACGCCGAGATCGGGTTCGGCGGTTTCGCCGAGCTCGTCGACGCGGTCGGCGGGGTGACGATGTGCCCCGGCGAGCCGATCAGCGACCCGCTCGCCGGTATCGATCTGCCCGCCGGCTGCCAGGAACTGGACGGCCGCAACGCCCTCGGCTTCGTCCGCTCACGGGCCACGGCCCGCGCCGACCTGGACCGGATGACCAATCAGCGGGCCTTCATGTCCGCCCTGCTCACGCGTGCGATCAGCCCGTCGGTGCTGCTCAATCCGTTGCGCTGGTATCCCATGGCCACGGCCACCACCGGCGCGGTCACGCTCGATACGGGCGGGCATGTCTGGGACCTGGCCCGGCTCGCCTGGGCGCTGCAGGACAACCCGACCACCACGACCGTCCCGATCGCGGAATACACCACCAGCGATGTCGGATCGATCGTCATCTGGGACAGCGAGGCCGCCGGCCGGCTGTTCGGCGCGCTGGCCCAGGATGCACCGGTCCCGGCCGACGTGGTGAACACCGATCAGCCGTGA
- a CDS encoding superoxide dismutase produces the protein MAEYTLPELDYDYGALEPHISGQINEIHHSKHHATYVKGLNDALAKLEEARAGDDQSAIFLNEKNLAFHLGGHVNHSIWWKNLSPNGGDKPEGELAAAIDDQFGSFDKFRAQFTAAANGLQGSGWAVLGYDSLGQRLLTFQLYDQQANVPLGIIPLLQVDMWEHAFYLQYKNVKADYVKAFWNVVNWADVQDRYAKATANTGGLIFG, from the coding sequence GTGGCTGAATACACACTGCCAGAACTCGATTACGACTATGGCGCGCTGGAGCCCCACATTTCCGGGCAGATCAACGAGATCCACCACAGCAAGCACCACGCCACCTACGTCAAGGGCCTCAACGACGCCCTGGCCAAGCTCGAAGAGGCCCGCGCCGGCGACGACCAGTCGGCGATCTTCCTCAACGAGAAGAACCTCGCCTTCCACCTCGGCGGACACGTCAACCACAGCATCTGGTGGAAGAACCTGTCCCCCAACGGCGGCGACAAGCCCGAAGGCGAACTGGCCGCCGCCATCGACGACCAATTCGGATCCTTCGACAAGTTCCGCGCCCAGTTCACCGCCGCGGCCAACGGCCTGCAGGGATCGGGCTGGGCCGTGCTGGGCTACGACAGCCTGGGCCAGCGCCTGCTGACCTTCCAGCTCTACGACCAGCAGGCCAACGTGCCCCTGGGCATCATCCCGCTGCTGCAGGTCGACATGTGGGAGCACGCCTTCTACCTGCAGTACAAAAACGTCAAGGCCGACTACGTCAAGGCCTTCTGGAACGTCGTCAACTGGGCCGACGTCCAGGACCGCTACGCCAAGGCCACCGCGAACACCGGCGGACTCATCTTCGGCTGA
- the pheA gene encoding prephenate dehydratase — translation MPRIAYLGPEGTFTEAALLQMVAGGMVPPDNASAEVVPLPYDSAGGALEAIRTGDTDYACVPIENSIDGSVIPTLDGLADGSALQIYAEHTLDVAFTIVTRAGVAAADIETVAAFPVAAAQVRKWLAAELPNARIVPAYSNAAAAQDVAGGGADAGVSTALAAQRYRLAVLAADIVDEASARTRFVLVGPPGPPPARTGADRTSVVLRLDNVPGALVSAMTELSIRGIDLTRIESRPTRTELGTYKFFLDCVGHIADEAVGEALKALHRRCADVRYLGSWPTGAAAGAPPPGVDEAAGWLQATRTGGSA, via the coding sequence GTGCCACGTATCGCCTACCTCGGGCCCGAGGGAACCTTCACCGAGGCGGCATTGCTGCAGATGGTGGCGGGCGGAATGGTGCCCCCGGACAACGCGTCCGCCGAGGTCGTCCCGCTGCCCTACGACAGTGCGGGCGGCGCCCTGGAAGCGATCCGGACCGGCGACACCGACTACGCGTGCGTGCCCATCGAGAATTCGATCGACGGCTCGGTCATCCCCACCCTCGACGGCCTGGCCGACGGTTCCGCACTGCAGATCTACGCCGAGCACACCCTCGATGTGGCATTCACCATCGTGACCCGGGCCGGGGTGGCTGCCGCCGATATCGAGACGGTGGCCGCGTTCCCGGTCGCCGCCGCTCAGGTCCGCAAGTGGCTGGCCGCCGAACTCCCGAACGCCCGCATCGTGCCGGCCTACTCCAATGCCGCCGCCGCCCAGGACGTCGCGGGCGGTGGCGCCGATGCCGGGGTCAGCACCGCGCTGGCCGCGCAGCGCTACCGACTGGCGGTGCTGGCCGCCGATATCGTCGACGAGGCCAGCGCGCGCACCCGCTTCGTGCTGGTCGGCCCGCCGGGGCCGCCGCCGGCGCGTACCGGTGCCGATCGCACCTCGGTGGTGCTGCGCCTGGACAATGTTCCCGGTGCACTGGTGTCGGCCATGACCGAACTGTCGATTCGGGGCATCGATCTGACCCGCATCGAATCCCGGCCCACCCGAACAGAATTGGGCACCTACAAGTTTTTTCTGGACTGTGTCGGCCATATCGCCGACGAGGCCGTCGGCGAGGCGCTCAAGGCGCTGCACCGGCGCTGCGCCGACGTGCGGTACCTGGGTTCGTGGCCGACCGGCGCCGCGGCCGGGGCACCGCCGCCGGGTGTCGACGAGGCGGCAGGCTGGTTGCAGGCAACACGGACAGGAGGATCGGCATGA
- a CDS encoding peptidase has product MDTGAGRAVEIAPFHSRGTLKGFVVSGRWPDSTKEWAQLLIVAVRVASLPGLLSTTTIFGVREELPEKPEPGTVGLVLAEGPVVGESAVPPGFFADHQPAALLMLHPPSETTPSLPECAGAASGCVLLPGIPHLGLEHRAAWVEAEADGTITSMVSRVGVDPISHPDTAILAMLLAA; this is encoded by the coding sequence ATGGACACCGGAGCAGGTAGAGCGGTGGAGATCGCACCGTTCCATTCACGGGGCACCCTCAAGGGATTCGTGGTGTCGGGCCGTTGGCCGGATTCCACCAAGGAGTGGGCACAACTGCTCATCGTCGCGGTCCGGGTGGCGTCACTGCCCGGGCTGCTCTCCACCACAACGATTTTCGGTGTCCGCGAGGAACTTCCCGAGAAACCGGAGCCCGGCACGGTCGGCCTGGTGCTGGCCGAGGGCCCGGTCGTCGGGGAATCCGCGGTGCCGCCGGGTTTCTTCGCCGACCATCAGCCCGCGGCACTGCTGATGCTGCATCCGCCCTCGGAGACCACACCGTCGCTGCCCGAATGCGCCGGTGCGGCGTCGGGGTGCGTGTTGTTGCCCGGCATCCCCCATCTGGGCCTGGAGCACCGCGCCGCCTGGGTCGAGGCCGAGGCCGATGGCACCATCACCTCGATGGTGAGCCGGGTGGGCGTCGACCCGATCAGCCATCCCGACACCGCGATCCTGGCCATGCTGCTGGCCGCGTAG
- a CDS encoding ImmA/IrrE family metallo-endopeptidase translates to MPASRRVTRAVSSVLDLAPRRGEVSLPRLVEAVAEDQGRPIRIKMADLPPGVCGQWRQYADHDVFLIQKGLPAWDRTLAHELGHLVLGHAGTPVVEAARETMELAGSDLIGYMLNQRTGCMGPAGEEAEQEAEDFAALLIYRLGRLPSDRSSIVQVRLGEAFG, encoded by the coding sequence ATGCCGGCAAGTCGACGCGTGACGCGCGCGGTCAGTTCCGTGCTCGACCTTGCGCCACGCCGTGGCGAGGTGTCGTTGCCGCGTCTGGTCGAAGCGGTCGCCGAGGATCAGGGCCGTCCGATCCGGATCAAGATGGCCGATCTGCCCCCGGGTGTCTGTGGACAGTGGCGCCAGTACGCCGATCATGATGTCTTTCTGATCCAGAAGGGGCTGCCCGCCTGGGACCGCACGCTGGCACACGAGCTGGGCCATCTCGTGCTCGGTCATGCAGGCACCCCCGTGGTGGAGGCCGCGCGGGAGACCATGGAGCTGGCCGGGTCCGACCTCATCGGGTACATGCTCAACCAGCGGACCGGGTGTATGGGCCCCGCGGGTGAAGAGGCCGAGCAGGAGGCCGAGGACTTCGCCGCGCTGCTCATCTATCGTCTTGGCCGGCTACCGTCCGATCGCTCGTCGATCGTGCAGGTGCGGCTCGGGGAGGCGTTTGGTTGA
- a CDS encoding helix-turn-helix transcriptional regulator: MSKTFAARLNRLFDTVYPPGRGPHTSAEVIGALKAEGVTMSAPYLSQLRSGNRTNPSVTTMAALANFFRIKPAYFTDDEYYEKLDKELTWLASMRDEGVRRIAARTVGLSPESQQDLALKVDELRRRENLDG, from the coding sequence ATGAGCAAGACGTTCGCCGCCCGACTGAACCGCCTCTTCGATACGGTTTACCCTCCTGGGCGCGGGCCGCACACATCGGCTGAGGTGATCGGCGCACTCAAGGCAGAGGGTGTCACGATGTCCGCTCCCTACCTTTCGCAGCTGCGCTCCGGCAACCGCACCAACCCGTCCGTGACGACCATGGCGGCCCTGGCCAACTTCTTCCGGATCAAGCCGGCGTACTTCACCGACGACGAGTACTACGAGAAGCTGGACAAGGAACTGACCTGGCTGGCCAGCATGCGTGATGAGGGCGTGCGCCGCATCGCCGCCCGTACCGTCGGCCTGTCCCCCGAATCCCAGCAGGATCTTGCCCTCAAGGTCGACGAACTGCGTCGCCGGGAAAACCTCGACGGCTGA
- a CDS encoding DUF6474 family protein, which translates to MGLFTQRKSRSARRAEARAIRRATKTKAKLEAKLGARNDARRIKADRKAQTQAVKAQLKAQRDSDRAALKVAETQLKAVREGKLLSPMKIRRTLTVSRLLAPVLVPLAYRGAIAIRGLLDQRRADQLGVPLAQIGQFSGHGAILSARINGAEQAIRRVVEKNPKDAETKQFVAAINDRLTDLSAAVTAAENMPTARRKAAHAAIGEQLDGIDADVMARLGLV; encoded by the coding sequence ATGGGCCTGTTCACGCAACGCAAGAGCCGGTCGGCCCGGCGCGCCGAGGCTCGGGCCATCAGGCGCGCGACCAAAACCAAGGCCAAACTGGAGGCCAAGCTCGGGGCGCGCAACGACGCGCGGCGTATCAAGGCCGATCGCAAGGCGCAGACCCAGGCAGTCAAGGCACAGCTCAAGGCCCAACGGGATAGCGACCGTGCCGCACTCAAGGTTGCTGAGACCCAACTCAAGGCGGTCCGCGAGGGCAAACTGCTGTCCCCGATGAAGATTCGCCGGACCCTCACCGTGTCCCGACTGCTGGCGCCGGTCCTGGTGCCGCTGGCCTACCGCGGTGCGATCGCGATCCGCGGCCTGCTCGACCAGCGCCGCGCCGATCAGCTCGGTGTCCCGCTGGCCCAGATCGGTCAGTTCTCCGGGCACGGAGCGATCCTGTCGGCCCGGATCAACGGGGCCGAACAGGCCATCCGACGGGTCGTCGAGAAGAACCCCAAGGACGCCGAGACCAAGCAGTTCGTGGCCGCCATCAACGACCGGTTGACCGACCTGTCCGCTGCCGTCACCGCCGCGGAGAACATGCCCACGGCACGCCGCAAGGCCGCTCACGCGGCCATCGGCGAACAGCTCGACGGTATCGACGCCGACGTGATGGCGCGGCTCGGCCTGGTGTGA
- a CDS encoding CPBP family intramembrane glutamic endopeptidase, with protein sequence MTAPPGPLPSPRTLRIEIAVVLAVTFGLSAYVALLNLIEAVLLGLSGQTVALNQRRSPFDLIDLGLNVASVVQLLAWGALGLYLLWRTGTGPAEIGLGRFRLHPDLTGGLGLAALIGIPGLALYVAARVLGLSAEVEPAELNDTWWRIPLLLMIAFANGWAEEIIVVAFLITRLRQLHISAGAALLISALLRGGYHLYQGYSAGLGNIVMGLVFGYVWMRTGKLWPLIVAHGLIDAVAFVGYSLAAGELDWLS encoded by the coding sequence GTGACTGCACCCCCGGGGCCGCTGCCGTCCCCCCGCACGCTGCGGATCGAGATCGCCGTCGTGCTGGCGGTCACCTTCGGCCTGAGCGCCTACGTGGCGCTGCTCAACCTCATCGAGGCGGTGCTGCTCGGGCTGAGCGGTCAGACCGTGGCGCTCAACCAGCGCCGCTCCCCGTTCGACCTGATCGACCTCGGCCTCAACGTGGCCTCTGTCGTCCAACTGCTCGCCTGGGGCGCCCTCGGCCTCTACCTGTTGTGGCGCACCGGGACCGGACCCGCCGAGATCGGCCTCGGCCGTTTCAGGCTGCACCCCGACCTGACCGGCGGGCTCGGGCTGGCCGCGCTGATCGGCATTCCGGGTCTCGCGCTGTACGTGGCGGCGCGCGTCCTGGGACTCAGTGCCGAGGTGGAACCGGCCGAACTCAACGACACCTGGTGGCGGATACCGCTGCTGCTCATGATCGCGTTCGCCAACGGCTGGGCCGAGGAAATCATTGTCGTCGCCTTCCTGATCACCCGGTTGCGGCAACTGCACATCAGCGCGGGCGCCGCACTGCTGATCTCGGCGCTGCTGCGCGGCGGCTACCACCTCTACCAGGGCTACAGCGCCGGGCTCGGCAATATCGTGATGGGCCTGGTTTTCGGCTACGTGTGGATGCGCACCGGCAAGCTCTGGCCGCTGATCGTCGCGCACGGCCTGATCGACGCGGTCGCCTTTGTCGGCTATTCGCTGGCCGCCGGCGAGCTGGACTGGTTGAGCTAG
- a CDS encoding DUF2470 domain-containing protein translates to MSVTAPTTAERIRSACARAGGAMLAVEGLEPAATPVHHLLDDGSFAITVPADGLLAGMVVSAGSAGIQAVLEMTDYAPLPLREPVRSLVWIQGRMFLVPDGEVPGMLDLVAAENPNPALLQVNTGSAQASRGDTPYALARLEIESVVVADSTGAESVGLGALLAARPDPFCELESCWLRHLESAHREVVERLATRLPQTLRGGRVRPLGLDRYGVQLRVEDESGDHDVRLPFAKPVDDVTGLSQAIRVLMGCPFLNGLRARRI, encoded by the coding sequence ATGTCTGTGACGGCACCGACGACAGCCGAGCGGATCCGCAGCGCGTGCGCCCGCGCCGGCGGCGCGATGCTGGCGGTGGAGGGCCTCGAGCCAGCCGCCACGCCAGTCCACCATCTGCTCGATGACGGCTCGTTCGCCATCACCGTGCCCGCCGACGGACTGCTGGCAGGCATGGTGGTCTCGGCCGGCTCGGCGGGCATCCAGGCCGTGCTGGAGATGACCGACTACGCGCCGCTGCCGTTGCGCGAACCGGTGCGCTCGCTGGTGTGGATCCAGGGCCGGATGTTCCTGGTACCCGACGGCGAAGTGCCCGGGATGCTCGACCTGGTCGCCGCCGAGAACCCCAATCCGGCGCTGCTACAGGTGAATACCGGCAGCGCCCAGGCATCCCGAGGGGACACCCCATACGCGCTGGCTCGCCTGGAGATCGAATCCGTGGTGGTCGCCGATTCCACCGGCGCCGAGTCCGTCGGTCTGGGTGCGCTGCTGGCCGCCCGGCCCGATCCGTTCTGCGAGCTGGAGTCGTGCTGGTTGCGTCACCTGGAGTCCGCGCACCGCGAAGTGGTGGAGCGGCTGGCCACCCGGCTACCCCAGACCCTGCGCGGTGGCCGGGTCCGACCGCTCGGCCTGGACCGCTACGGCGTGCAACTGCGGGTAGAGGACGAGTCCGGCGACCACGACGTCCGACTACCCTTCGCCAAACCGGTCGACGACGTCACCGGCCTCAGCCAGGCCATCCGGGTCCTGATGGGCTGCCCGTTTCTCAACGGGTTGCGCGCGCGGCGCATCTGA
- a CDS encoding rhodanese-like domain-containing protein has translation MDGMSDDVTQIEVGALPLTFDDSVVLLDVREPDEWQRGHVAGAQHIPLADVPARIDEIDRDATLYVICHAGGRSQRVAQYLARNGFEPINVTGGMLSWAQAGRPVRADDGSAGTV, from the coding sequence ATGGACGGCATGTCCGACGATGTGACGCAGATCGAGGTCGGTGCGTTGCCACTGACCTTCGACGACTCGGTGGTACTGCTCGACGTGCGGGAGCCCGATGAATGGCAGCGCGGCCACGTGGCCGGCGCCCAGCACATTCCGCTGGCAGATGTCCCCGCCCGCATCGACGAGATCGACCGGGACGCCACCCTCTACGTGATCTGCCACGCCGGCGGGCGCTCCCAGCGGGTCGCGCAGTACCTGGCCCGCAACGGCTTCGAACCGATCAACGTGACGGGCGGCATGTTGTCCTGGGCGCAGGCCGGGCGACCGGTGCGTGCCGACGACGGCAGCGCCGGCACCGTCTGA
- a CDS encoding ferritin → MSDVTTHETKFDTLLREQIRSEFTASQQYVAIAVYFDGADLPQLAKHFYAQAVEERNHAMMLVQYLLDRDIDVEIPGIDAVQNQFDTPAQALRLSLDQERAVTEQVTRLASVAREEGDYLGEQFMQWFLKEQVEEVATITTLVRISERAGANLFHLEDFVARELAVAGADPSAPKAAGGNL, encoded by the coding sequence ATGAGTGATGTCACCACCCACGAGACCAAATTCGACACCCTGCTCCGCGAGCAAATTCGCAGCGAGTTCACCGCGTCGCAGCAGTACGTCGCCATCGCCGTCTACTTCGACGGCGCGGACCTGCCGCAGCTGGCCAAGCACTTCTACGCGCAGGCCGTCGAGGAGCGCAATCACGCCATGATGTTGGTGCAGTACCTGCTCGACCGCGACATCGACGTCGAGATCCCCGGCATCGACGCGGTGCAGAACCAGTTCGACACCCCGGCGCAGGCCCTGCGGCTGTCCCTCGATCAGGAGCGCGCGGTCACCGAACAGGTCACCCGACTGGCCAGTGTGGCCCGTGAAGAGGGCGACTACCTGGGCGAGCAATTCATGCAGTGGTTCCTCAAGGAGCAGGTCGAAGAGGTCGCGACCATCACCACCTTGGTACGCATCTCGGAGCGGGCCGGGGCCAATCTGTTCCACCTCGAGGACTTCGTCGCCCGTGAGCTTGCGGTGGCCGGCGCCGACCCGAGCGCACCGAAGGCCGCAGGCGGCAACCTCTGA
- a CDS encoding DUF4328 domain-containing protein, with protein MIQVCAQCGTRWNVRDRQRVWCPRCRGTLLAPGTQGTTAPPVAARPAAGQPGRAPAGYRWIAVRPGAPPAQRRKRVPLGPTPRYSQIPRWGLYERFDDAAADGQVTSGRSGPSSALVRRTVVVTMALLGAAAALHVIRYGLLLINRTVLLDPIVAALATWLPVLASVAAFFAVVATTLVLTNWLIARRAAAYAHVGSPDPRTPRELWAGCLIPLVNLVLAPVFVIELARAEQRTGLRIISWWITWFVSYALSTASVVTTVLTIFYDGAQRIADNTVITTIAYLIALAALLLALQVYQGFERQPVDRPSRRWVMVAGGQPPAGQERAADESVVPVESEDRNPAA; from the coding sequence GTGATCCAGGTCTGTGCCCAATGCGGGACGCGGTGGAATGTGCGCGACCGCCAGCGGGTCTGGTGCCCGCGCTGCCGCGGCACGTTGCTGGCCCCGGGAACGCAGGGCACCACGGCGCCGCCTGTCGCCGCGCGGCCCGCCGCGGGTCAACCGGGCCGCGCGCCCGCCGGGTACCGCTGGATCGCGGTGCGCCCCGGTGCGCCACCGGCTCAGCGCCGCAAGCGTGTGCCGCTGGGGCCCACCCCGCGGTACTCCCAGATTCCGCGCTGGGGTCTGTATGAACGCTTTGACGACGCCGCAGCGGACGGCCAGGTCACTTCCGGGCGCAGCGGCCCGTCATCGGCCCTGGTGCGCCGCACCGTCGTCGTCACCATGGCGCTGCTGGGTGCGGCGGCGGCGCTGCACGTGATCCGGTACGGCCTGCTGTTGATCAACCGGACCGTCCTGCTGGATCCGATCGTCGCGGCACTGGCGACCTGGCTGCCGGTGTTGGCGAGTGTGGCGGCGTTCTTCGCGGTGGTGGCCACCACCCTGGTGCTGACCAACTGGCTGATCGCCCGTCGGGCGGCCGCCTACGCACATGTGGGCAGCCCGGACCCCCGCACCCCGCGGGAGCTGTGGGCCGGCTGCCTGATCCCGTTGGTGAACCTCGTGCTCGCGCCGGTCTTCGTGATCGAACTCGCCCGCGCCGAGCAGCGCACCGGGTTGCGCATCATCAGCTGGTGGATCACCTGGTTCGTCAGCTACGCGCTGTCGACGGCATCCGTCGTCACCACGGTGCTGACGATCTTCTACGACGGTGCCCAGCGCATTGCCGACAACACCGTGATCACCACCATCGCCTACCTGATCGCGCTGGCGGCGTTGCTGTTGGCGCTTCAGGTGTACCAGGGCTTCGAACGACAGCCGGTCGATCGGCCCTCGCGGCGCTGGGTGATGGTCGCGGGAGGGCAACCGCCTGCCGGGCAGGAGCGTGCCGCCGACGAATCCGTCGTTCCGGTTGAGTCCGAGGACCGGAACCCGGCAGCATAG
- a CDS encoding copper resistance protein CopC yields MSMYARILAPLLALLLTGLTLAGAGPAAAHATLISSDPAPGTALAAAPTKVSATFSEDLQTAFAAMTVVGPDGNLWSTGDVRVSGPVAEVDVRPLGPAGTYTANYRVTSADGHVITGSWAFELTAGEAGTLGPSVAPAPAPAAAPAAATDDGLPVWPFVIAAVVLIGAGVWWSRRRT; encoded by the coding sequence ATGTCGATGTACGCACGGATCCTGGCACCCCTGTTGGCTCTGCTCCTGACGGGGCTGACATTGGCCGGGGCCGGTCCCGCCGCGGCGCACGCCACACTGATCTCCTCGGATCCGGCGCCCGGCACGGCACTGGCGGCGGCCCCCACGAAGGTCAGCGCCACCTTCAGCGAAGACCTGCAGACCGCGTTCGCGGCGATGACCGTCGTCGGCCCGGACGGCAATCTGTGGTCTACCGGTGACGTCCGGGTGAGCGGCCCGGTGGCAGAGGTCGACGTGCGCCCACTCGGTCCGGCGGGCACCTATACGGCCAACTACCGCGTCACCTCCGCGGACGGCCACGTCATCACCGGATCGTGGGCTTTCGAGCTGACCGCCGGCGAAGCGGGTACGCTCGGTCCGTCGGTCGCGCCTGCTCCCGCACCCGCCGCCGCGCCGGCAGCAGCGACTGATGACGGCCTTCCGGTGTGGCCGTTCGTGATCGCGGCGGTGGTGCTCATCGGTGCCGGCGTGTGGTGGAGCCGACGCCGCACGTGA